One window of the Mixophyes fleayi isolate aMixFle1 chromosome 6, aMixFle1.hap1, whole genome shotgun sequence genome contains the following:
- the LOC142095290 gene encoding uncharacterized protein LOC142095290, translating into MATKETSLNINHQLIKQNSTIINEKAEGKPSVYRLKVDLCKSGFRKYNFGKENHHIPNKVILLVGATGAGKTTLINVMANYILGVEWKDDFRYKLVHEVTDTSQAHSQTSEVTAYKMNHDSAYKIPYSITLIDTPGFGGTEGTEQEMKTTEYIHALFTADSGIDQIDAVCFVVQAALARLTPTQKYIFNSVFSIFGKDIKDNIFFHITFSDGEMPTVLQGIKDADIPCPVNSNGDPIYFKYNNSALFANNQMRNISINEMCWNMGVESMKTFFSDLSTIETKSLKLTKEVLRERKQLQITLQSLQTQIKAGLMKLDEIRKTKEALQQNKDLMAENKHFEYEVNITVPEKREVNNNTTNCSKCIFTCDDLCRIPFNFMKRLCDAMKNGHCTQCPGECAWRDHTNERYKWEYVTKKEKRSYDQLKNKYEAASGEVMTAEKIFKKLKEEYDLVTDAMFLLIYKSTQSLNHLHEIALIPNQLSITDYIDLMKQSEEQEAKPGYLERIKSLMEVREQEEMLQEIQKMPNHNLKKAKEMVSSLCSWVKSNLP; encoded by the coding sequence ATGGCAACAAAAGAAACATCCTTGAATATCAATCATCAACTTATCAAACAAAATAGCACAATAATAAATGAAAAGGCAGAAGGAAAACCTTCAGTATATCGGCTGAAAGTGGATCTTTGCAAATCTGGATTTCGTAAGTACAACTTTGGAAAAGAAAACCATcatatacctaataaagtgattCTATTAGTAGGAGCTACTGGAGCAGGAAAAACAACACTGATCAATGTAATGGCCAACTACATCCTGGGTGTGGAATGGAAAGATGACTTTAGGTACAAACTTGTACATGAAGTTACAGATACATCTCAAGCTCACAGTCAAACCTCTGAGGTTACAGCCTATAAGATGAATCATGACAGTGCGTACAAAATCCCCTATTCCATCACCTTGATAGATACACCAGGATTTGGAGGAACGGAAGGAACAGAACAGGAAATGAAGACAACAGAGTACATCCATGCATTATTTACAGCTGACAGTGGCATTGATCAGATCGATGCTGTGTGCTTTGTAGTTCAGGCTGCTTTGGCTCGATTGACACCTAcccagaaatatatatttaattctgttttttCTATCTTTGGAAAAGATATCAAAGACAACATATTTTTTCACATCACCTTCTCAGATGGGGAGATGCCAACAGTATTACAGGGTATTAAGGATGCTGACATCCCCTGCCCTGTGAACAGTAATGGTGACCCCATTTACTTCAAGTACAACAATTCAGCTTTATTTGCCAACAATCAGATGAGAAATATCAGTATTAATGAAATGTGCTGGAACATGGGGGTAGAGAgtatgaaaacatttttcagtGACCTGAGTACAATAGAAACCAAAAGTCTGAAGCTGACCAAGGAAGTCCTCAGGGAACGGAAACAGCTTCAGATTACTCTGCAGTCCTTACAGACACAGATAAAGGCTGGACTAATGAAACTGGATGAAATAAGGAAAACAAAGGAAGCTCTGCAGCAGAACAAGGATCTAATGGCGGAAAATAAACACTTTGAGTATGAGGTAAATATAACTGTCCCAGAAAAGCGAGAGGTAAATAACAACACAACAAATTGCTCAAAGTGCATATTTACATGTGACGATCTCTGCAGAATTCCTTTTAACTTTATGAAGAGGTTGTGTGATGCTATGAAGAATGGACACTGTACACAATGCCCAGGTGAATGTGCCTGGAGGGATCATACCAATGAAAGATATAAGTGGGAATATGTgactaaaaaagagaaaagatcCTATGATCAgctgaaaaataaatatgaagCAGCTTCTGGAGAGGTGATGACTGcagaaaagatttttaaaaaactaaaagAGGAATATGACCTTGTGACAGATGCAATGTTTTTACTCATTTATAAATCAACTCAGAGTCTGAATCATCTCCATGAAATCGCTCTAATACCAAACCAGCTGTCAATCACAGATTACATTGATCTGATGAAACAGAGTGAGGAACAAGAAGCCAAACCAGGGTATCTGGAGAGAATCAAGTCACTGATGGAGGTCAGAGAGCAGGAGGAGATGTTACAGGAGATCCAGAAGATGCCAAATCataatttaaagaaagcaaaggAAATGGTTTCTTCCCTCTGCAGCTGGGTAAAAAGTAATCTACCCTGA